The proteins below come from a single Leopardus geoffroyi isolate Oge1 chromosome D3, O.geoffroyi_Oge1_pat1.0, whole genome shotgun sequence genomic window:
- the LOC123588244 gene encoding dynactin-associated protein-like: MDRKRGKYVVNIEHSENQLPITCSDDQQAHSSACWHPPSSGTTGHVSSNLTGVYVSPAALAHSRNPHTELSGTEAKGNWCNDLSLWKVFLACLLACVITTATGVLIICLVNNRENDSSPITNQLPANNEEPILSIPGMTSTTSQPAGTTTSTEPVTETTSRESTATATSIEPTATTAITIASTEPRTSTAITITSTEPRISTATAITSTEPTTSTAITIASTEPTTSTAITIASTEPRTSTAITSPSLQVSLQP, from the exons ATGGACAGAAAGCGTGGAAAATATGTAGTCAATATTGAACACTCTGAAAACCAGCTT CCAATCACATGTTCAGATGACCAACAGGCTCATAGTTCTGCATGCTGGCATCCACCTTCAAGTGGTACAACTGGTCATGTCTCGTCCAACCTAACTGGGGTCTATGTGAGCCCAGCAGCCCTTGCACACTCAAGAAACCCACACACAGAATTGTCCGGTACAGAG GCAAAAGGAAATTGGTGTAATGACTTGTCTCTGTGGAAAGTCTTTTTGGCTTGTCTCTTAGCCTGTGTGATAACAACAGCAACTGGAGTACTCATAATATGCCTGgtgaacaacagagaaaatgacaGTTCTCCCATTACTAACCAGCTACCTGCAAACAATGAGGAGCCTATACTTAGCATTCCTGGAATGACCTCTACTACTTCACAACCTGCAGGGACCACCACGTCAACTGAACCCGTAACTGAAACCACTTCAAGAGAATCTACAGCCACTGCAACATCCATTGAACCTACAGCCACAACAGCCATCACCATCGCTTCCACTGAACCCAGAACCTCAACAGCCATCACTATCACTTCGACTGAGCCCAGAATCTCGACAGCTACTGCCATCACTTCCACTGAGCCTACAACCTCAACAGCCATCACCATCGCTTCAACTGAACCCACAACCTCAACAGCCATCACCATCGCTTCCACTGAACCCAGAACCTCAACAGCCATCACATCACCATCACTTCAAGTGAGCCTACAACCTTGA